The following coding sequences are from one uncultured Desulfobacter sp. window:
- a CDS encoding FAD-binding protein: MLPIQKFKNIVGDAFVFTDVSTIHRYSRATLPEGTTPAAVVKPKNRSEVTRIINTAKETHVALYPVSRGCNWGYGSACAVGDGQVILDLSRMNRIIHVDETLAYAVIEPGVTQIQLVSYLKENNIPLWLDCSGSGPEASVLGNTMERGFGHTPYGDHFLHSCGMEVVLGDGRTLKTGYGHYDNAQSTYVFKYGIGPYMDGLFTQSNFGVVTRLGIWLMPAPECLNMFYCTVPRDQDLAAVVDALRPLKLSGQIQSLIHIGNDLRVFSSFNQYPWKKAGNKTPLTDDLRNQFCKRGGFGAWNVSGAIYGSRGQVRMTRKALKEALKPLGQIRFVGDRTLSLLNCLSGLLDRFPMFPELKTKLKSVDKVFGLLKGEPTDAFLFGTLWRVKTEVKPGSIADPLDFNAGMMWIAPIMPMTGQTAERLIQLVNPVFEKYGFEPLITVSLITERAMVSVITIAYDKDDPGECKQAQACYDAFFSLIMSQGYVPYRTNIHTMKKLAEGSETFWEVTKEIKTILDPEGIIAPGRYQPFDKV, encoded by the coding sequence ATGCTCCCCATACAGAAGTTTAAAAATATCGTCGGAGATGCATTTGTTTTTACCGATGTGTCAACGATCCATCGGTATTCCAGGGCCACATTGCCGGAGGGTACTACGCCTGCGGCTGTTGTAAAGCCGAAAAATCGCAGTGAGGTTACGCGTATCATAAATACGGCGAAAGAAACTCATGTCGCCCTTTATCCGGTGAGTCGGGGATGTAACTGGGGGTACGGTTCAGCCTGTGCCGTGGGGGATGGGCAGGTAATCCTGGATCTGTCCCGGATGAACCGGATTATACATGTGGATGAAACCCTGGCATATGCCGTGATTGAGCCCGGGGTGACCCAGATTCAGCTCGTCTCCTATCTAAAAGAAAATAACATCCCGCTGTGGCTGGACTGCAGCGGCTCAGGACCTGAGGCCAGTGTCTTGGGCAATACCATGGAGCGGGGGTTCGGCCACACACCCTATGGTGACCATTTTCTGCACTCCTGCGGTATGGAAGTGGTCCTTGGGGATGGACGAACCCTGAAAACAGGGTACGGACATTATGATAATGCCCAGTCCACCTATGTATTTAAATACGGTATCGGGCCATATATGGATGGGTTGTTTACCCAGTCCAATTTCGGTGTCGTAACCCGGCTGGGGATCTGGTTGATGCCTGCTCCGGAATGTTTGAATATGTTTTACTGTACCGTACCCCGAGACCAGGATCTGGCGGCGGTAGTGGATGCACTGCGTCCATTGAAGCTGAGTGGTCAGATTCAAAGCCTCATCCATATCGGCAATGATCTGAGGGTCTTTTCTTCATTCAATCAATACCCTTGGAAAAAAGCCGGAAATAAAACACCGTTGACGGATGATTTGCGAAATCAGTTCTGCAAAAGAGGGGGATTCGGGGCCTGGAATGTCAGTGGAGCCATTTATGGCAGTCGCGGCCAGGTGCGTATGACGCGCAAGGCGCTAAAAGAGGCGTTAAAACCACTGGGGCAGATTCGGTTTGTTGGCGATCGTACCCTGAGTCTCTTAAACTGCCTGTCAGGACTGCTTGATCGATTTCCCATGTTCCCGGAGTTGAAAACTAAATTGAAATCTGTGGATAAGGTGTTTGGACTGTTAAAAGGTGAGCCCACCGATGCCTTTTTGTTTGGCACCCTCTGGCGGGTCAAAACGGAGGTTAAACCCGGCAGCATAGCCGACCCACTTGATTTTAACGCCGGCATGATGTGGATCGCCCCGATTATGCCCATGACCGGGCAGACGGCCGAGCGTTTGATTCAATTGGTAAATCCGGTGTTTGAGAAATACGGTTTTGAGCCCCTGATCACCGTGTCTCTAATCACTGAGCGGGCCATGGTCAGCGTCATTACCATTGCTTATGATAAGGATGATCCCGGGGAGTGCAAACAGGCACAGGCATGTTATGATGCTTTTTTCAGCCTGATCATGTCCCAAGGATATGTACCGTACAGAACCAATATTCATACCATGAAAAAATTGGCAGAAGGGTCCGAAACCTTCTGGGAGGTAACAAAAGAGATCAAAACCATATTGGATCCGGAAGGAATCATTGCTCCGGGACGGTATCAGCCATTTGACAAGGTGTGA
- the pilQ gene encoding type IV pilus secretin PilQ, whose translation MMDNYRSAVRHYGTGLIMSVLLLSFTAGCVNQPSATPADADKVNQRLNAQSNSVSVPNTVDKLWVNPKADVFEVWIQGTPGLDDYTSIKQAFPFAVSVYLANVRLAPGVDAGSFSDPRVSGIKVGFVDEAQTTVKVDILLKADLPYIVEEQPGRLGIILKGDRGDLGPMDGADSVGDIPPMALEEAPVLPEDATIPGTTAHLTHIEFDTNDSGQSDIQILTDHPVRYETIQNRNDSIALILYNTMVPLHHQRPLMTRYFNSAVEQVMPRPNPANPNDTLVDIKVREKVPFQVVQTTKGIHMNFEASTLSPPEFDKAKVNMSTTQKVHTGGEEPNPEASIAKESGISLDQDPLLNPASVRYTGEKIKLDFYETDIKNVFRILKSVSGKNFAIDRDVEGKVTLSLQDPVPWDQILDLVLKMNGLGKKMESNVIRIATTATLAREENERQEAIAARQKSEDQKKALEPLVTEYIPVNYSDAKADIEPHVTQILTPDRGRISVDTRTNMLIITDTQAKIDQANELIFRLDKVTPQIMIEAKVVEVTKEFSRSFGVNWNLSNDSDVTSNFVDDYSVSINGAGASVVGLSGDFSFFNLFGSSVSALNAQLEASEEQGDVRIVSSPRILTLDNKKAMIKQGQEYAYSVQDEAGNPSVEYKDIDLLLEVTPHVTPDNRISMTVRLTKNDIAGFSSDNVPTLATNEAETELLVNNNDTVVIGGVVKTTQSHDEDGIPFLAGIPGLGYLFGSKSKSDDRDELLIFLTPSIVQLEQKRHVME comes from the coding sequence ATGATGGATAATTATCGATCTGCTGTCAGACATTATGGGACAGGTCTTATCATGTCGGTTCTGCTGCTTTCCTTTACGGCAGGGTGCGTTAACCAACCCAGCGCCACGCCGGCAGATGCAGACAAAGTAAACCAACGCCTGAATGCCCAGAGCAATTCCGTGTCTGTGCCTAACACGGTTGATAAACTATGGGTCAACCCCAAAGCAGATGTGTTTGAAGTATGGATACAGGGGACCCCCGGGTTGGATGATTATACCTCCATTAAGCAGGCGTTCCCTTTTGCTGTGAGTGTCTATTTGGCCAATGTCCGTCTTGCCCCCGGTGTGGATGCCGGCTCTTTTTCAGATCCCCGTGTCAGCGGTATTAAGGTGGGGTTTGTTGACGAGGCCCAGACAACGGTGAAGGTGGATATTCTGCTGAAAGCGGATCTGCCGTACATTGTGGAGGAACAACCAGGTCGTTTGGGGATTATTCTCAAGGGGGACCGGGGGGATTTGGGGCCCATGGACGGCGCGGATTCTGTTGGCGATATACCCCCTATGGCGCTAGAAGAGGCGCCAGTGCTGCCCGAAGATGCTACCATCCCCGGCACAACAGCCCATCTGACCCATATTGAATTTGATACCAATGATTCGGGTCAGTCCGACATTCAGATTTTAACGGATCATCCGGTTCGATACGAAACCATTCAGAACCGCAATGATTCCATCGCATTGATACTGTATAATACCATGGTGCCGCTACACCACCAGCGGCCCCTGATGACACGGTATTTTAATTCTGCCGTGGAGCAGGTGATGCCCCGTCCAAATCCGGCAAATCCCAATGATACCCTGGTGGATATCAAGGTCAGGGAAAAAGTGCCGTTCCAGGTGGTTCAGACCACCAAGGGCATTCATATGAATTTTGAAGCCTCTACCCTCTCTCCGCCTGAATTTGATAAGGCTAAAGTGAATATGAGCACAACGCAAAAGGTCCATACGGGGGGGGAAGAACCGAATCCGGAGGCGTCAATAGCCAAAGAATCGGGTATTTCCTTAGATCAAGATCCGTTGTTGAATCCTGCCTCGGTCCGGTACACCGGTGAAAAAATCAAACTGGATTTTTATGAAACGGATATTAAAAATGTTTTCAGGATATTGAAAAGTGTGAGCGGCAAAAATTTTGCCATTGATAGAGATGTGGAAGGCAAGGTCACCTTGAGCCTTCAGGACCCGGTACCCTGGGATCAGATCCTTGATCTTGTGTTGAAAATGAACGGCCTTGGGAAAAAGATGGAGAGTAATGTTATCCGCATTGCCACCACGGCAACCCTTGCCAGGGAGGAAAACGAACGTCAGGAAGCCATTGCGGCCCGGCAGAAATCCGAAGATCAAAAAAAGGCCTTGGAGCCCCTTGTTACCGAATATATCCCAGTGAATTATTCAGATGCAAAGGCTGATATTGAACCCCATGTCACCCAGATTTTGACCCCGGATCGGGGCAGGATCTCGGTGGATACCCGCACCAATATGCTGATCATTACCGATACCCAGGCAAAGATCGACCAGGCCAATGAGTTGATTTTCCGCCTGGATAAAGTGACACCCCAGATTATGATCGAGGCCAAGGTGGTTGAAGTGACCAAGGAGTTTTCCAGAAGTTTTGGCGTCAACTGGAATCTGTCCAACGATTCCGATGTGACATCGAACTTTGTGGATGATTATTCTGTGTCGATTAACGGTGCCGGGGCTAGCGTGGTGGGACTGTCAGGTGACTTTTCGTTTTTTAATCTGTTCGGGTCCTCTGTTAGTGCTCTGAATGCACAACTTGAGGCGTCCGAAGAACAGGGTGATGTCAGGATTGTATCTTCCCCGAGGATTTTGACCCTGGACAATAAAAAGGCCATGATCAAGCAGGGACAGGAATATGCCTATTCAGTACAGGATGAGGCAGGCAATCCATCTGTGGAGTACAAAGACATTGACCTGTTGCTGGAAGTAACGCCCCATGTTACACCGGACAACAGAATTTCCATGACCGTGCGATTGACCAAAAATGACATTGCCGGCTTCAGTTCCGATAATGTTCCCACCTTGGCGACCAATGAGGCGGAAACGGAACTTTTGGTTAATAATAATGATACGGTTGTTATCGGCGGTGTGGTCAAGACGACCCAGAGCCACGACGAAGATGGTATACCGTTTCTGGCAGGTATCCCGGGGTTAGGTTATCTTTTTGGCTCAAAATCCAAGTCTGACGATCGCGATGAATTGCTTATTTTTCTGACCCCTTCCATTGTTCAGCTTGAGCAAAAAAGACATGTTATGGAATAA
- a CDS encoding pilus assembly protein PilP, translated as MEKRIKICWATGLGVALLMVSACNEEQAPTPKLTKPPQVISKPIAKSKPPVTQTVVSEDGGKKQAPIPDMESAQDLVHDKPIGDLNDGDSGLQKVGIFKEMAKYDTKGRVDPFVPLIAEENASGGGGASRDAKPKRTLTPLEKLALSQVKLVAVVEMQNRTIAMVEEATGKGYEVVVGTYIGPNGGRVTAITQDGIKIEENVKDFQGKERKRYEEIKFHKSEDGE; from the coding sequence ATGGAAAAACGAATTAAGATCTGTTGGGCAACCGGCTTGGGGGTTGCGTTGTTGATGGTATCTGCCTGTAACGAGGAGCAGGCACCAACACCGAAATTGACAAAACCGCCCCAGGTGATTTCCAAGCCCATTGCCAAATCAAAACCACCGGTAACCCAAACAGTTGTTTCAGAAGATGGCGGGAAAAAACAGGCACCTATACCTGATATGGAATCAGCCCAGGATTTGGTTCATGACAAACCAATCGGGGATCTCAATGATGGAGACTCGGGGCTGCAAAAGGTAGGTATTTTTAAAGAAATGGCAAAATATGACACCAAAGGCCGGGTGGATCCGTTTGTCCCTTTGATTGCCGAAGAGAACGCGTCCGGCGGGGGGGGGGCATCCAGGGATGCAAAGCCCAAGCGAACATTGACCCCCTTGGAAAAACTGGCGTTAAGCCAGGTTAAGCTGGTGGCGGTGGTTGAAATGCAGAACCGGACCATTGCCATGGTGGAAGAAGCGACCGGTAAAGGGTATGAAGTTGTCGTTGGTACCTATATCGGGCCCAATGGCGGGCGGGTGACCGCCATCACCCAGGACGGAATTAAAATTGAAGAAAACGTAAAAGATTTCCAAGGGAAAGAACGTAAGCGGTATGAGGAGATTAAATTTCATAAAAGCGAGGATGGGGAATAG
- a CDS encoding type 4a pilus biogenesis protein PilO — MAGKESSSAGKYREKIDALFEKIGALTKIQRLLICLGTVAVIGAGFYFFLLGPKLDALTAARQDLETQKNLLSTYKIKAAALKKVEAQMAQAQEKFNIAMTALPDKRELPSLLDEISKAGRDAGLEVQLFAPQNMVQKSSYIEIPLSMTVAGRYHQMAEFFYRVAGLNRIVNMSNIEMNQDSRKTAADRNNIQMKCVAVTYMFVEPKDDGRTGKKGKKRHRKG; from the coding sequence ATGGCCGGGAAAGAGAGCAGCAGTGCTGGTAAATATAGAGAAAAGATAGATGCGCTGTTTGAAAAAATAGGGGCGTTGACAAAAATTCAGCGTCTGCTTATCTGTCTGGGCACAGTGGCCGTCATTGGTGCCGGCTTCTATTTCTTTTTGCTTGGCCCAAAGCTTGATGCCCTTACGGCTGCCAGGCAGGATCTGGAGACACAGAAAAATCTTTTGTCGACGTACAAAATCAAAGCTGCCGCCCTTAAAAAAGTGGAGGCCCAGATGGCCCAGGCCCAGGAAAAGTTCAACATTGCCATGACCGCTTTGCCGGATAAAAGAGAATTGCCCTCCTTGCTGGATGAAATATCCAAGGCGGGCAGAGATGCCGGGCTTGAGGTCCAGTTGTTTGCACCCCAGAACATGGTACAAAAATCGTCCTATATAGAAATCCCTTTGTCCATGACGGTTGCGGGTCGTTATCATCAGATGGCTGAATTTTTTTACCGGGTTGCAGGGCTAAATCGTATCGTCAACATGTCGAATATTGAGATGAACCAAGATTCAAGGAAAACTGCTGCCGACAGAAACAACATCCAGATGAAATGCGTGGCAGTCACCTATATGTTTGTTGAACCCAAGGATGATGGGCGTACCGGCAAGAAAGGTAAAAAAAGACACAGGAAAGGGTAG